In Streptococcus dysgalactiae subsp. dysgalactiae, the following are encoded in one genomic region:
- a CDS encoding NusG domain II-containing protein, translated as MKKKLIPILSYFKPYDYLLVTLAILISFIPLVVTTYYHPTTASPQNLVAVVKINGQVADEFPLKKGGKHQEKTYYPQKGHYNIIEIDGKRIRVKEDNSPDQIAVKTGWISQPGQVSVCLPHKLIIEIQGSSDDSPQNEEDELILPL; from the coding sequence GTGAAGAAAAAACTAATACCAATTCTATCTTATTTCAAACCGTACGACTATCTATTGGTTACCCTGGCTATTCTGATTTCCTTTATCCCATTAGTTGTAACGACCTACTATCACCCAACTACTGCTTCGCCCCAGAATTTAGTAGCTGTGGTCAAAATTAATGGTCAGGTAGCTGATGAATTTCCTTTGAAAAAAGGAGGAAAGCATCAAGAAAAGACCTACTATCCACAAAAAGGGCATTATAATATCATTGAAATTGACGGTAAACGTATCCGCGTTAAAGAAGACAATAGTCCTGATCAGATTGCCGTAAAAACTGGCTGGATTAGTCAGCCAGGTCAGGTGTCTGTCTGCCTTCCTCATAAACTGATTATTGAAATTCAAGGGTCAAGTGATGATTCACCTCAAAATGAAGAAGATGAGCTTATTCTACCCCTTTAA
- a CDS encoding response regulator transcription factor: protein MFAILVVEDDWSLQKVISTKLSQEGYHVHVASNGQEALNYLENTHIDLMVVDIMMPVMDGYSLVKLLRESGQQLPILMMTAKSQFESLEEAFQLGVDDYLVKPIILSELVLRIKALLRRVKLEHEQELQLANCKLQYQSLTLTDLKTGRIEQLPPKEFYVLYKLLSTPQKIFTRLDLLDDIWGMEEDYDERVVDACIKRIRQKCKDYQDFDIITIRGLGYKGQINHGQTS, encoded by the coding sequence ATGTTTGCTATTTTAGTAGTGGAAGATGATTGGTCTCTCCAAAAAGTAATTTCAACTAAACTAAGTCAAGAAGGTTATCATGTTCATGTAGCTTCTAATGGCCAAGAAGCCTTAAATTATTTAGAGAACACGCACATTGATCTAATGGTGGTTGATATTATGATGCCTGTTATGGATGGTTATAGCCTTGTAAAACTGCTCCGAGAAAGTGGTCAGCAGTTACCGATCTTAATGATGACAGCAAAATCTCAATTTGAATCCTTAGAAGAAGCTTTTCAGTTAGGTGTTGATGATTATCTTGTTAAGCCCATTATCTTATCTGAATTGGTGTTGCGCATTAAAGCCCTGCTTAGACGGGTTAAGCTAGAGCATGAACAAGAATTGCAACTGGCTAACTGTAAGCTGCAATACCAATCTTTGACCTTAACAGATCTCAAAACAGGTCGTATTGAGCAACTGCCTCCCAAGGAATTTTATGTCTTGTATAAGCTTTTGAGCACTCCTCAGAAAATATTTACCCGTTTGGATTTGCTTGATGATATTTGGGGGATGGAAGAGGATTACGATGAGCGCGTGGTTGACGCCTGCATCAAACGCATCCGCCAAAAATGCAAAGATTATCAAGATTTTGATATTATCACCATACGTGGTTTAGGGTATAAAGGACAAATTAATCATGGACAAACCTCCTAA
- the xerS gene encoding tyrosine recombinase XerS → MRRDLLLEKIETYKAIMPWYVLEYYQSKLAVPYSFTTLYEYLKEYKRFFDWLMDADLTDATVIADIDLATLEHLTKKDLEAFVLYLRERPSLNTYSTKQGLSQTTINRTLSALSSLYKYLTEEVENDQGEPYFYRNVMKKVSTKKKKETLASRAENIKQKLFLGDETMGFLEYVDKDYELKLSNRAKSSFRKNKERDLAIIALLLASGVRLSEAVNLDLKDVNLNMMVIEVIRKGGKRDSVNVAGFAKPYLEAYLAIRKNRYKAEKQDLAFFLTEYRGVPNRMDASSIEKMVGKYSQDFKIRVTPHKLRHTLATRLYDATKSQVLVSHQLGHASTQVTDLYTHIVNDEQKNALDKL, encoded by the coding sequence ATGAGACGTGATTTGTTACTCGAAAAAATTGAAACTTATAAAGCTATCATGCCTTGGTATGTGTTAGAATACTATCAGTCAAAATTGGCTGTCCCATACAGTTTTACAACCCTATATGAGTATTTAAAAGAATACAAACGTTTTTTTGACTGGTTAATGGATGCTGACTTAACGGATGCGACTGTCATTGCTGATATCGATTTAGCGACTCTTGAACACTTGACTAAGAAAGATTTAGAGGCCTTTGTTCTGTACCTAAGAGAACGCCCTTCTCTTAATACTTATTCCACCAAACAGGGTCTTTCTCAAACAACGATTAATCGCACCTTGTCTGCTTTATCAAGTCTTTATAAATATTTGACTGAAGAGGTTGAAAATGATCAGGGAGAGCCTTATTTCTATCGGAATGTCATGAAGAAGGTGTCCACGAAGAAGAAAAAAGAAACCCTAGCTTCTAGAGCTGAAAACATTAAACAAAAGCTTTTTTTAGGAGATGAAACCATGGGTTTTCTAGAGTATGTAGATAAGGATTATGAACTCAAATTATCCAATCGTGCCAAATCTTCTTTCCGTAAAAATAAAGAGAGAGATCTAGCAATTATTGCCCTACTACTGGCCTCAGGCGTTCGTCTATCAGAAGCCGTTAATCTTGATTTAAAAGATGTTAATCTTAATATGATGGTTATCGAGGTTATCCGCAAAGGGGGAAAACGAGATTCAGTGAATGTTGCAGGTTTTGCTAAACCTTATTTAGAAGCTTATCTGGCTATTCGCAAGAATCGTTATAAGGCTGAAAAACAAGACCTTGCCTTCTTTTTAACGGAATATCGAGGGGTCCCTAATCGCATGGATGCCTCCAGTATTGAAAAAATGGTTGGTAAATACTCTCAAGATTTTAAAATTCGTGTGACTCCCCATAAGTTACGACACACATTAGCCACACGTCTTTATGATGCGACCAAGTCCCAGGTTTTGGTCAGTCATCAATTGGGGCATGCATCGACTCAAGTTACCGATTTGTATACACATATTGTTAACGATGAACAAAAAAACGCCTTAGACAAATTATAA
- a CDS encoding ABC transporter ATP-binding protein: MAILELTNISKSFQDGDQSKVILDQVNLSVSEGEFVAVLGPSGSGKSTLLTIAGLLLSSDSGQLHIAGQELTQLKQSEWTKKRRELIGFIFQNHQLLPYLTISEQLQLVANLSSDQTKEESRQEMVELLDQLGILESKNKYPSQLSGGQKQRVAIARAFISHPQLILADEPTASLDEDRGREIAALIQKEVKEQNKAAVMVTHDQRILEFVDTVYELKHGKLYKIFL; encoded by the coding sequence ATGGCGATTTTAGAATTAACAAATATTTCAAAAAGCTTCCAGGATGGTGATCAATCAAAGGTGATTTTAGATCAGGTTAACTTAAGTGTTTCGGAGGGGGAATTTGTTGCTGTTTTGGGACCATCTGGATCAGGAAAGTCGACTTTATTAACCATTGCAGGCTTATTATTATCAAGCGATTCTGGTCAATTGCATATTGCTGGACAAGAGCTTACCCAACTCAAACAAAGTGAGTGGACAAAGAAACGTCGAGAATTAATTGGTTTTATTTTCCAAAATCATCAACTACTTCCTTATTTAACCATTTCAGAACAATTACAACTGGTAGCCAACTTGTCGTCAGATCAAACAAAAGAGGAAAGTCGTCAAGAAATGGTTGAGTTACTGGATCAACTTGGCATACTAGAGTCCAAAAACAAATATCCAAGTCAGTTATCGGGTGGTCAGAAACAACGGGTAGCAATCGCTAGGGCTTTCATCAGCCATCCTCAATTGATCTTAGCAGATGAACCAACGGCTAGTTTGGATGAAGACAGGGGACGTGAAATCGCTGCTTTAATACAAAAAGAAGTGAAGGAGCAGAATAAGGCTGCTGTCATGGTAACACATGATCAACGGATACTAGAATTTGTAGATACTGTCTACGAACTGAAACATGGAAAGCTCTATAAAATCTTCCTATGA
- a CDS encoding cupin domain-containing protein codes for MTFDYKDHGKERFVVDIEDYTKQNDNYRTTIWTGEKLQVTLMSIEPGDDIGLEIHHGIDQFLRIESGKGLCQMGDSEDYLDFEQVVEGDDAILVPADTWHNVQNIGDTPLKIYSIYAGPDHVFGTIHHTHEDAKNDPNED; via the coding sequence ATGACATTCGATTATAAAGACCATGGTAAAGAACGTTTTGTTGTTGATATTGAAGATTATACCAAACAAAATGATAATTACCGTACAACCATTTGGACTGGGGAGAAACTCCAAGTCACCTTAATGAGTATTGAGCCTGGCGATGATATCGGGTTAGAAATTCATCACGGTATAGACCAATTTTTACGGATTGAATCTGGAAAAGGGTTATGTCAAATGGGAGATTCAGAAGACTATCTTGATTTTGAGCAAGTTGTTGAAGGAGATGATGCTATTTTAGTTCCTGCAGATACTTGGCACAATGTTCAAAATATTGGCGATACTCCACTAAAAATCTACTCAATTTATGCTGGTCCAGACCACGTTTTTGGTACCATTCATCACACGCATGAAGATGCTAAAAATGATCCTAACGAAGATTAA
- a CDS encoding HAMP domain-containing sensor histidine kinase produces the protein MDKPPKELAFSLRYYFVWVFCSILIFSCLIGILLAALLNYYILSSHDIHLIAAIACFISIVIGSLCMWYGSIYLTRPISQLNDAVTRVSKGDLSVQINRRKYPHQKAAFHNEIDELAHNFNTMTKDLQQIEIMRQEFISNVSHELKTPVASLSGISELLLDKNVPEKEQQELLELMQSETKRLSRLCDDLLNLSRLEKGDYQVQSVRIDEQLRHALILLAEKWQDKELQIDFQSDAVTLETIPDLCMQIWTNLIDNAIKYSKPSLPVDLSIFCEEHDNMVEVIIRDKGIGMSDAVKHRMFEEFYQAESSHSQQGYGLGLTIVKKISQRLGAKLAVDSILGEGTEIVVCFPKSMSD, from the coding sequence ATGGACAAACCTCCTAAAGAACTAGCCTTCTCACTTAGATATTATTTTGTTTGGGTTTTTTGTAGCATTCTTATTTTTTCTTGTTTGATAGGAATTTTATTAGCAGCCTTGCTGAATTATTATATCCTGAGCAGCCATGATATCCATCTGATAGCAGCTATTGCCTGTTTCATCAGTATTGTCATAGGTTCCTTGTGCATGTGGTATGGCTCCATCTACCTGACTCGGCCAATTAGTCAATTGAATGATGCGGTTACAAGAGTATCTAAAGGGGATTTATCCGTTCAAATCAATCGCCGGAAATACCCACATCAAAAAGCAGCTTTTCATAATGAAATTGATGAGTTAGCACATAACTTCAACACAATGACAAAAGATCTTCAGCAAATAGAAATCATGCGTCAAGAGTTTATTTCAAATGTTTCGCATGAATTGAAGACCCCGGTTGCTTCCCTATCAGGTATCAGTGAGTTATTATTGGATAAGAACGTCCCTGAAAAAGAGCAACAAGAGTTACTAGAACTCATGCAGTCTGAAACCAAGCGTTTATCACGTTTGTGTGATGATTTATTAAATCTATCCCGTCTCGAAAAAGGGGACTATCAAGTCCAAAGCGTTCGCATTGATGAACAACTACGACATGCTCTTATTTTGTTAGCTGAAAAATGGCAGGACAAGGAACTGCAGATTGACTTTCAATCAGATGCGGTTACCCTTGAAACAATCCCAGACTTGTGCATGCAAATCTGGACTAACCTGATTGACAATGCTATCAAATATAGTAAACCGTCACTTCCTGTAGACTTGAGTATTTTTTGCGAGGAACATGATAACATGGTGGAGGTCATCATCAGAGATAAGGGAATAGGCATGTCAGACGCGGTTAAGCATCGTATGTTTGAAGAATTTTACCAAGCAGAGAGTTCCCATTCTCAGCAAGGCTATGGCTTAGGGTTAACAATCGTGAAGAAAATTAGTCAGCGCTTAGGTGCCAAGTTAGCTGTTGATTCGATATTAGGTGAAGGAACAGAGATAGTAGTTTGTTTTCCTAAAAGTATGAGTGACTAA
- a CDS encoding peptidoglycan bridge formation glycyltransferase FemA/FemB family protein, whose amino-acid sequence MKIISATASEFLAAQETFLTSNILQSHQIAELQEERNHYNKVERLLFLEDGQVVGLAVVDYRKKWKYFQEPLVIQGPVLDYSNPSLVIQAIQSLEHHVRQQQAISLMCHPCLIDQRKDENLAIISQNENQEIADVFRRLSYNLYFDSDYLFNGMMQVFLKDLRPYRNYQEIEASFSNSLKRNIKKYRNSHVKVKELTATEIPLFYDILQQTSHRKSFSIQDLSFFETLKDKLGDQAKFMYAYLDCASYQTYLKDHINRYQEEIKDLENKADSKKRNTVIKNATQQLTSYQKRWQEFQKLQVKTDHLPLSSYLFIDYGDELLSYFGGNIQEYFIFGGATLINCDMIRYAKESGLSYFNFGGTIEVDQSQEGIGNFNYKKQFGGQLVQYLGSFTKPLTVIGKCLLFMSTTFKKQHH is encoded by the coding sequence ATGAAAATCATTAGTGCTACTGCATCGGAATTTTTAGCTGCCCAAGAAACTTTTTTAACCTCTAATATACTACAATCTCATCAGATAGCTGAACTGCAAGAAGAACGCAATCATTATAACAAAGTTGAACGCTTATTGTTCCTTGAAGATGGACAAGTGGTTGGCTTGGCAGTTGTGGATTACCGGAAAAAATGGAAATATTTCCAAGAACCATTGGTCATTCAAGGTCCTGTCTTAGATTATTCAAATCCCTCTCTAGTTATTCAGGCAATCCAATCATTGGAACACCATGTCCGTCAACAACAGGCTATCAGCCTAATGTGCCACCCCTGTCTTATTGATCAGCGTAAGGATGAAAACTTGGCCATTATTAGTCAGAATGAGAATCAAGAGATTGCTGATGTATTTAGGCGTTTAAGTTACAACCTTTATTTCGATTCTGATTACTTATTCAATGGGATGATGCAAGTCTTTTTGAAAGACCTCCGACCGTATCGTAATTATCAAGAGATTGAGGCAAGTTTCTCCAATTCCCTCAAACGGAACATCAAGAAATATAGAAATTCTCACGTCAAAGTAAAAGAGTTGACAGCTACAGAAATTCCCTTATTTTATGATATTTTACAGCAAACTTCTCATCGGAAATCATTTAGTATCCAAGACCTTTCTTTTTTTGAAACCCTCAAAGATAAGTTGGGAGATCAGGCAAAGTTTATGTATGCTTATCTTGACTGCGCATCCTATCAAACCTATCTAAAGGATCACATCAATCGGTATCAGGAAGAAATTAAAGATTTAGAGAATAAAGCAGATTCTAAAAAACGTAACACAGTTATCAAAAATGCGACGCAACAGTTAACCAGTTACCAAAAACGTTGGCAGGAATTCCAAAAACTTCAGGTAAAAACTGACCATTTACCTCTTTCGTCCTACCTTTTTATCGACTACGGTGATGAATTGCTTAGTTACTTTGGAGGTAATATTCAAGAATACTTTATTTTTGGGGGAGCAACTTTAATTAATTGTGACATGATTCGATATGCTAAAGAATCTGGTCTTTCTTATTTTAACTTTGGAGGTACCATCGAAGTTGATCAATCTCAAGAAGGAATTGGTAATTTTAACTACAAGAAACAATTTGGCGGACAGCTTGTTCAATATTTAGGGTCTTTCACTAAACCATTAACAGTAATAGGTAAATGCCTTCTTTTCATGAGCACCACATTCAAAAAGCAACACCACTAA